One stretch of Eretmochelys imbricata isolate rEreImb1 chromosome 1, rEreImb1.hap1, whole genome shotgun sequence DNA includes these proteins:
- the ASB9 gene encoding ankyrin repeat and SOCS box protein 9 isoform X3, which yields MDGAGAKGNASKYQGMEGQSHATSLSNPLMSDFVSDWSPLHDASIHGHLLALKKLITQVNGVTIDWHTPLFNACVSGNVACLNLLLQHGATPHAPCDLASPIHEAAKRGHIECVESLTSNGVNIDLNIKHLGTPLYVACENEQVACAKKLLESGASANGGKDLDSPLHAAARNSNADLVHLLIDFGADVRAKNAEGKRPVELVPPSSTLTQIFVQREGPLSLMQLCRLCIRKCFGHKQHHKITGLLLPDELKHFLLHI from the exons ATGGATGGTGCAGGAGCAAAGGGAAATGCCAGTAAATACCAGGGAATGGAAGGACAGTCACATGCAACTTCTCTATCAAATCCACTGATGAGTG ATTTTGTTTCAGACTGGTCTCCCTTACATGATGCCTCTATCCACGGGCATTTGCTTGCCCTGAAGAAACTCATCACTCAG GTGAATGGAGTTACTATTGATTGGCACACTCCTTTGTTCAATGCCTGTGTCAGTGGCAACGTGGCCTGTTTGAATCTATTATTACAGCATGGAGCCACCCCACATGCACCATGTGACCTGGCTTCCCCTATCCATGAAGCTGCTAAGAGAG GACATATTGAATGTGTCGAATCCCTCACATCCAATGGAGTAAATATCGACCTCAACATCAAACACCTGGGTACTCCACTGTATGTGGCTTGTGAGAATGAGCAGGTAGCCTGTGCAAAGAAGTTACTTGaatcag GAGCAAGTGCAAATGGTGGCAAAGATCTGGATTCTCCTCTCCATGCGGCTGCCCGGAATTCCAACGCTGACCTGGTGCACTTGCTCATTGACTTTGGAGCTGACGTGCGTGCTAAGAATGCAGAAGGCAAAAGGCCAGTGGAGCTGGTTCCACCAAGCAGCACTTTAACGCAAATATTTGTGCAGAGAGAAG GGCCCCTGTCCTTGATGCAGTTGTGCCGCCTGTGCATTAGGAAGTGCTTCGGACACAAACAACATCATAAAATAACTGGACTTCTGCTCCCGGATGAGCTGAAACATTTTCTTCTCCACATTTAA
- the ASB9 gene encoding ankyrin repeat and SOCS box protein 9 isoform X1, with translation MDGAGAKGNASKYQGMEGQSHATSLSNPLMSDFVSDWSPLHDASIHGHLLALKKLITQGSSVNLITADHVSPLHEACLGGHPACASVLLKHGAQVNGVTIDWHTPLFNACVSGNVACLNLLLQHGATPHAPCDLASPIHEAAKRGHIECVESLTSNGVNIDLNIKHLGTPLYVACENEQVACAKKLLESGASANGGKDLDSPLHAAARNSNADLVHLLIDFGADVRAKNAEGKRPVELVPPSSTLTQIFVQREGPLSLMQLCRLCIRKCFGHKQHHKITGLLLPDELKHFLLHI, from the exons ATGGATGGTGCAGGAGCAAAGGGAAATGCCAGTAAATACCAGGGAATGGAAGGACAGTCACATGCAACTTCTCTATCAAATCCACTGATGAGTG ATTTTGTTTCAGACTGGTCTCCCTTACATGATGCCTCTATCCACGGGCATTTGCTTGCCCTGAAGAAACTCATCACTCAG GGGAGCAGTGTAAACCTCATTACAGCAGATCATGTGTCTCCTCTCCATGAAGCTTGCTTAGGGGGCCATCCTGCTTGTGCTAGTGTCCTATTAAAACATGGGGCTCAA GTGAATGGAGTTACTATTGATTGGCACACTCCTTTGTTCAATGCCTGTGTCAGTGGCAACGTGGCCTGTTTGAATCTATTATTACAGCATGGAGCCACCCCACATGCACCATGTGACCTGGCTTCCCCTATCCATGAAGCTGCTAAGAGAG GACATATTGAATGTGTCGAATCCCTCACATCCAATGGAGTAAATATCGACCTCAACATCAAACACCTGGGTACTCCACTGTATGTGGCTTGTGAGAATGAGCAGGTAGCCTGTGCAAAGAAGTTACTTGaatcag GAGCAAGTGCAAATGGTGGCAAAGATCTGGATTCTCCTCTCCATGCGGCTGCCCGGAATTCCAACGCTGACCTGGTGCACTTGCTCATTGACTTTGGAGCTGACGTGCGTGCTAAGAATGCAGAAGGCAAAAGGCCAGTGGAGCTGGTTCCACCAAGCAGCACTTTAACGCAAATATTTGTGCAGAGAGAAG GGCCCCTGTCCTTGATGCAGTTGTGCCGCCTGTGCATTAGGAAGTGCTTCGGACACAAACAACATCATAAAATAACTGGACTTCTGCTCCCGGATGAGCTGAAACATTTTCTTCTCCACATTTAA
- the ASB9 gene encoding ankyrin repeat and SOCS box protein 9 isoform X2 has translation MDGAGAKGNASKYQGMEGQSHATSLSNPLMSDFVSDWSPLHDASIHGHLLALKKLITQGSSVNLITADHVSPLHEACLGGHPACASVLLKHGAQVNGVTIDWHTPLFNACVSGNVACLNLLLQHGATPHAPCDLASPIHEAAKRGHIECVESLTSNGVNIDLNIKHLGTPLYVACENEQVACAKKLLESGASANGGKDLDSPLHAAARNSNADLVHLLIDFGADVRAKNAEGKRPVELVPPSSTLTQIFVQREGSSLH, from the exons ATGGATGGTGCAGGAGCAAAGGGAAATGCCAGTAAATACCAGGGAATGGAAGGACAGTCACATGCAACTTCTCTATCAAATCCACTGATGAGTG ATTTTGTTTCAGACTGGTCTCCCTTACATGATGCCTCTATCCACGGGCATTTGCTTGCCCTGAAGAAACTCATCACTCAG GGGAGCAGTGTAAACCTCATTACAGCAGATCATGTGTCTCCTCTCCATGAAGCTTGCTTAGGGGGCCATCCTGCTTGTGCTAGTGTCCTATTAAAACATGGGGCTCAA GTGAATGGAGTTACTATTGATTGGCACACTCCTTTGTTCAATGCCTGTGTCAGTGGCAACGTGGCCTGTTTGAATCTATTATTACAGCATGGAGCCACCCCACATGCACCATGTGACCTGGCTTCCCCTATCCATGAAGCTGCTAAGAGAG GACATATTGAATGTGTCGAATCCCTCACATCCAATGGAGTAAATATCGACCTCAACATCAAACACCTGGGTACTCCACTGTATGTGGCTTGTGAGAATGAGCAGGTAGCCTGTGCAAAGAAGTTACTTGaatcag GAGCAAGTGCAAATGGTGGCAAAGATCTGGATTCTCCTCTCCATGCGGCTGCCCGGAATTCCAACGCTGACCTGGTGCACTTGCTCATTGACTTTGGAGCTGACGTGCGTGCTAAGAATGCAGAAGGCAAAAGGCCAGTGGAGCTGGTTCCACCAAGCAGCACTTTAACGCAAATATTTGTGCAGAGAGAAG gtaGCTCTCTGCATTGA